Proteins from one Bacteroidia bacterium genomic window:
- a CDS encoding UDP-glucose/GDP-mannose dehydrogenase family protein: MKISVVGTGYVGLVTGTCFAETGIDVTCVDIDVEKINKLNNGIIPIWEPGLEEMVARNVEKGRLSFSTSLKDSLKDVEVVFSAVGTPPDEDGSADLQYVISVAREIGQHMENYLVVVTKSTVPIGTAVKVKAAIQEELDKRGVKIPFDVASNPEFLKEGDAVDDFLKPDRIVIGIESEEAEKIMTRLYKPFLLNNHPIYFMDIPSAEMTKYAANSMLATKISFMNDIANLCEIVGADVNMVRKGIGSDSRIGNKFIYPGAGYGGSCFPKDVKALIKTSDENKHSLVILKAVEDVNDRQKEVLFKKALSHFKGDLKNKTIAIWGLSFKPNTDDMREAPALVIIEHLLAAGAKVVAYDPVSMEETHRKIGDTIKYAKDPYDALIDADALMLVTEWSEFRSPNFKVMEKVLKNKVIFDGRNIYEPKEMKEWNWTYYSIGREPIIAK; encoded by the coding sequence ATGAAGATTTCAGTAGTTGGAACCGGTTATGTTGGTTTGGTAACAGGAACATGTTTTGCCGAAACTGGTATTGATGTTACATGCGTTGACATTGACGTTGAGAAGATTAATAAACTTAATAACGGCATTATTCCTATTTGGGAACCAGGTCTTGAAGAAATGGTTGCCAGAAATGTTGAAAAAGGAAGATTAAGTTTTAGTACTAGTTTAAAAGATTCATTAAAAGATGTTGAAGTAGTATTTTCTGCAGTTGGAACTCCTCCTGATGAAGATGGAAGTGCAGATTTGCAATATGTTATATCGGTTGCCCGTGAAATAGGACAGCATATGGAGAATTATCTGGTTGTTGTTACCAAAAGTACTGTTCCTATTGGAACAGCTGTAAAAGTAAAGGCTGCGATTCAGGAAGAACTTGATAAAAGAGGTGTTAAAATTCCTTTCGATGTAGCTTCAAATCCAGAGTTTTTAAAAGAAGGTGATGCTGTTGACGATTTTTTAAAGCCAGACAGAATTGTTATTGGAATTGAAAGTGAAGAGGCAGAAAAAATAATGACACGTCTATATAAGCCATTTCTTTTGAATAACCATCCTATTTACTTTATGGATATTCCTTCTGCTGAAATGACAAAATATGCTGCAAACTCAATGCTTGCAACAAAAATTAGCTTTATGAATGATATCGCAAACCTTTGCGAAATTGTTGGAGCAGATGTAAACATGGTAAGAAAAGGAATTGGAAGTGATAGCAGAATTGGAAATAAATTTATTTATCCTGGTGCAGGTTATGGTGGTTCGTGTTTTCCAAAAGATGTTAAAGCCTTAATTAAAACTTCTGATGAAAATAAACACTCATTGGTTATTTTAAAGGCTGTTGAAGATGTTAATGATCGCCAGAAAGAAGTTTTGTTTAAAAAAGCATTGTCGCATTTTAAAGGTGATTTAAAAAATAAAACCATTGCAATATGGGGACTTTCATTTAAACCGAATACTGATGATATGCGCGAAGCTCCAGCGTTAGTCATTATTGAACATTTGTTAGCAGCAGGTGCAAAAGTGGTTGCTTACGATCCTGTTTCAATGGAAGAAACTCATAGAAAAATTGGTGATACAATTAAATATGCAAAAGATCCTTACGATGCATTAATTGATGCCGATGCTTTAATGCTTGTTACAGAATGGTCAGAATTCCGTTCTCCAAATTTTAAAGTGATGGAAAAAGTGTTGAAGAATAAAGTAATTTTTGATGGTAGAAATATTTATGAACCAAAAGAAATGAAGGAATGGAATTGGACATATTATTCAATCGGAAGAGAACCTATTATTGCTAAATAA
- a CDS encoding sigma-70 family RNA polymerase sigma factor produces the protein MRQLKITKSITNRESASLDKYLQEIGKEQLITVEEEVDLAQRIRKGDRSALEKLTRANLRFVVSVAKQYQNQGLSLPDLINEGNLGLIKAAEKFDETRGFKFISYAVWWIRQSILQALAEQSRIVRLPLNQVGSLNKINKALSKFEQDFERTPTPDELATVLEVPKEKVIDTLRVSGRHISMDAPFVEGEDNSLIDVIENKDSPVADSKLMGESLSREIERALATLTERERDIIRFFFGISCQEMTLEEIGEKFALTRERVRQIKEKAIRRLRHSSRSKLLKQYLG, from the coding sequence ATGAGACAATTAAAAATCACAAAATCAATTACTAATCGTGAGAGTGCATCGCTAGATAAATACTTGCAAGAGATTGGTAAAGAGCAGTTAATAACTGTTGAAGAAGAAGTAGATTTAGCGCAAAGAATTAGAAAAGGGGATAGATCAGCTTTAGAAAAGTTAACCAGAGCAAATTTAAGATTTGTTGTTTCAGTTGCCAAACAATATCAGAATCAAGGGTTAAGCCTTCCAGATTTAATTAACGAAGGAAATTTAGGATTAATAAAAGCTGCTGAAAAATTTGATGAAACACGCGGTTTCAAATTTATTTCATACGCTGTTTGGTGGATTCGTCAATCAATTTTACAAGCTTTGGCTGAACAATCAAGAATTGTTCGTTTACCATTAAATCAGGTTGGTTCATTAAATAAAATTAATAAAGCTCTTTCAAAATTTGAACAGGATTTTGAGCGTACTCCAACTCCAGACGAATTAGCAACAGTACTTGAAGTACCAAAAGAAAAAGTTATTGATACTTTAAGAGTTTCTGGTCGTCATATTTCAATGGATGCACCATTTGTTGAAGGTGAAGACAATAGTCTTATTGATGTTATCGAAAATAAAGATTCCCCAGTTGCAGATAGTAAATTAATGGGAGAATCATTAAGTCGTGAAATTGAAAGAGCATTAGCTACTTTAACTGAACGTGAAAGAGATATTATCAGATTTTTCTTTGGAATTTCCTGTCAGGAAATGACTCTTGAAGAAATAGGTGAGAAATTTGCTCTTACCCGCGAAAGAGTTCGCCAGATTAAAGAAAAAGCTATACGTCGTTTACGTCATTCAAGTAGAAGTAAACTTTTAAAACAATATTTAGGTTAA